A region from the Corylus avellana chromosome ca7, CavTom2PMs-1.0 genome encodes:
- the LOC132188725 gene encoding uncharacterized protein LOC132188725 produces MESLARLHNCHQTLHLSLNHRRPSFPEPISSLFLTAPTPSSSSSSAPARASSSPSSSSSSPDPLHRTTQNPKHALCQTLKSLLRITLPTIASTATAALLFTRMRFDPKPLISQPSTQEHVGESNGVKISYFDLKVKMKVVDFVLEVKPDDQAWHLLKTQLRGYSQELESARFGFQEILAKDLLCHRARCGDIRECLEMADELEGLSREIEEAMDRCRDKDIKYYLKDFKGLVARVRDSKGDVFRALKYFQELEHEEDNEL; encoded by the coding sequence atgGAGTCTCTTGCTAGACTGCACAACTGTCATCAAACCCTACACCTCTCACTCAATCACCGCCGTCCGTCATTCCCGGAGCCCATATCTTCTCTCTTCCTCACAGCCCCAACGccatcatcgtcatcatcatcagcaCCGGCCAGAGcctcatcatcaccatcatcatcatcatcatcgccGGACCCACTTCACAGAACCACCCAGAACCCCAAACACGCACTCTGCCAAACCCTCAAGTCCCTCCTCAGAATAACCCTGCCCACCATCGCCTCGACAGCCACAGCAGCATTACTCTTCACGCGGATGCGCTTCGACCCAAAGCCCCTCATTTCTCAACCGTCAACCCAAGAACACGTCGGAGAGAGCAACGGCGTTAAGATTAGCTACTTTGACCTTAAGGTCAAGATGAAAGTTGTAGACTTTGTGCTCGAAGTAAAACCCGACGACCAAGCTTGGCATTTGCTCAAGACCCAGCTTCGTGGTTATAGCCAAGAGCTCGAATCCGCCAGATTTGGGTTCCAAGAGATATTGGCCAAAGACTTGTTATGCCACAGGGCTCGCTGTGGCGACATAAGGGAGTGTTTGGAAATGGCTGATGAACTCGAGGGCTTGTCCAGAGAAATAGAGGAGGCCATGGACAGGTGCAGGGACAAGGACATCAAGTATTATTTGAAGGATTTCAAGGGCTTGGTTGCGCGAGTAAGGGATTCTAAGGGGGACGTGTTTCGTGCATTGAAGTATTTTCAGGAGCTTGAGCACGAGGAGGACAACGAGCTATAG